The following coding sequences are from one Frigoribacterium sp. Leaf415 window:
- a CDS encoding MFS transporter has protein sequence MSSSSPAFSMRSVALAAFLPAALFAIGEGAIIPIIPVVASELGASLPFAGFVAALILVGELIGDIPSGWLVSRIGERTSMIGASLVSIGGLVTCLLAPNEIVLAVGVLVIGLATAVFALARHAFMTTFVPVEIRARALSSLGGVFRLGYFVGPFLSAGVIELTGSVQSAFVVHIVGCLGAAVALLVLRDPSAAFGVRPGRGTEDGAELVARETQGLFGTLWRHRGVLLKLGSGAALIGAMRSGRQVMLPLWAVSIGLGASETAIIIGIAGAVDFALFYTSGQIMDRFGRLWSAVPCMVGLGLSYLALSVTHDLDANVGWFVTVAVLMSLANGVGSGILMTLGADLADKGDPAPFLGAWRFTGDAGSAAAPLLISGVTAVVSISLASGVMGALGLVGAAILVRYVPRYSPHVPRSKR, from the coding sequence ATGTCTTCCTCCTCCCCCGCCTTCAGCATGCGGTCGGTGGCCCTCGCGGCGTTCCTGCCCGCGGCGCTCTTCGCCATCGGCGAGGGGGCCATCATCCCGATCATCCCCGTCGTGGCGAGCGAGCTCGGTGCGTCGCTCCCCTTCGCCGGCTTCGTCGCCGCGCTCATCCTCGTGGGCGAGCTGATCGGCGACATCCCGAGCGGATGGCTCGTCAGCCGCATCGGCGAGCGCACCTCGATGATCGGCGCGTCGCTCGTCAGCATCGGCGGTCTCGTCACCTGCCTGCTGGCGCCGAACGAGATCGTCCTCGCCGTCGGCGTGCTGGTCATCGGCCTCGCGACCGCGGTCTTCGCCCTCGCTCGGCACGCCTTCATGACGACCTTCGTGCCCGTCGAGATCCGCGCCCGGGCACTGTCGAGCCTCGGCGGCGTCTTCCGACTCGGCTACTTCGTCGGGCCGTTCCTGTCGGCCGGGGTCATCGAGCTGACCGGGTCCGTCCAGTCGGCGTTCGTCGTGCACATCGTCGGCTGCCTCGGTGCGGCCGTCGCGCTGCTCGTGCTGCGTGACCCGTCGGCGGCCTTCGGCGTCCGGCCGGGCCGCGGCACGGAGGACGGCGCCGAGCTCGTCGCGAGAGAGACCCAGGGGCTCTTCGGCACCCTCTGGCGCCACCGCGGCGTGCTGCTGAAGCTCGGCAGCGGGGCGGCCCTGATCGGGGCGATGCGCTCGGGCCGCCAGGTCATGCTCCCCCTCTGGGCCGTCAGCATCGGTCTCGGGGCGTCCGAGACCGCGATCATCATCGGCATCGCCGGCGCCGTGGACTTCGCGTTGTTCTACACGAGCGGCCAGATCATGGACCGCTTCGGGCGCCTCTGGAGCGCCGTCCCCTGCATGGTCGGCCTCGGCCTCTCGTACCTCGCGCTGTCGGTCACGCACGACCTCGACGCGAACGTCGGCTGGTTCGTCACCGTCGCCGTCCTGATGTCCCTGGCCAACGGCGTCGGCAGCGGCATCCTCATGACGCTCGGCGCCGACCTGGCCGACAAGGGCGACCCCGCGCCCTTCCTCGGCGCGTGGCGCTTCACCGGGGACGCCGGCAGCGCGGCCGCTCCGCTCCTCATCTCCGGGGTGACCGCCGTCGTGTCGATCTCGCTCGCCAGCGGGGTGATGGGCGCGCTCGGTCTCGTGGGTGCGGCGATCCTCGTGCGCTACGTGCCCCGGTACTCACCGCACGTGCCCCGCTCGAAGCGCTAG
- a CDS encoding DedA family protein — translation MLPLVSIPWLNPEYLLTSFGPWAVLGVCLLVFAETGLLVGFLFPGDTLLIITGILAATNPGALGLPIWLIAIFISIAAFAGGELGYLIGHKVGPRIFERKESGLFSVANVNRTNAFFERFGPMAVIIARFVPVIRTFAPIMAGVGHMSYRRYSLFNAIGAVVWGMGITLAGFGIGHIPPVADFVSSYIDLILLGAVLATVIPIAIHYFHGVHQAKKAEASGEVETPHVSSAPHDA, via the coding sequence ATGCTGCCCCTCGTCTCCATCCCCTGGCTCAACCCCGAGTACCTGCTCACGTCCTTCGGCCCGTGGGCCGTGCTCGGCGTCTGCCTCCTCGTCTTCGCCGAGACGGGTCTTCTCGTCGGCTTCCTGTTCCCGGGCGACACGTTGTTGATCATCACGGGCATCCTCGCCGCGACCAACCCCGGGGCCCTCGGCCTGCCGATCTGGCTCATCGCGATCTTCATCAGCATCGCCGCGTTCGCCGGTGGCGAGCTCGGCTACCTGATCGGCCACAAGGTCGGCCCGCGCATCTTCGAGCGGAAGGAGAGCGGGCTGTTCAGCGTCGCCAACGTCAACCGCACGAACGCCTTCTTCGAGCGGTTCGGCCCGATGGCCGTCATCATCGCCCGGTTCGTCCCGGTGATCCGCACCTTCGCGCCGATCATGGCCGGCGTCGGCCACATGAGCTACCGGCGTTACTCGCTGTTCAACGCCATCGGTGCGGTCGTCTGGGGCATGGGCATCACGCTGGCGGGCTTCGGCATCGGGCACATCCCGCCCGTCGCGGACTTCGTCAGCTCGTACATCGACCTCATCCTGCTCGGGGCCGTGCTGGCCACGGTGATCCCGATCGCGATCCACTACTTCCACGGGGTGCACCAGGCCAAGAAGGCCGAGGCCTCGGGCGAGGTCGAGACGCCGCACGTCTCGTCCGCGCCGCACGACGCCTGA